The nucleotide sequence GTGCGACCCGGTAAAAATCAAAGGTCGACAATCGTACGTCATTTTATACTACAAAATCATTTTTTCAATGGGAATCACCAGAATCCCCTCGGCTCCAGCCAGACGGATTTTCTCGATATTTTCCCAAAAATCATTCTCATTGATCACCGAATGAATCGAACACCAGCCTTCGGTCGCCAACGGCATCACAGTAGGCGATTTCATGCCGGGTAGGAAACGTGTCACGGCTTCCACCGCTTCGTTGGGGCAGTTCAGCAGGATGTACTTATGGTTTTTGGCCGTCTGCACCGACTTGATCCTAAACAAGAGCTGATCCAGCAAATTCTGCTGAGTGCCGTTCAGATTGCGGCTGGCGATCATCACGGCCTCCGAACGGAAAATCACCTCGACTTCCTGCAGGCCATTGCTCAGCAGGGTACTTCCCGAGCTGACAATGTCGCAGACCGCCTCGGCCAGGCCAATGCTGGGGGCTATTTCCACCGAGCCACTGATTTCGTGAATTTGCGCCGACACTCCATTTTCAGCCAGATAGGTACCCAACAAACGGGGATAGGACGTGGCAATGCTTTTGCCGTCCAGGTCATGAATGGATGTGTAAGGTACTCCCCTGGGAATACCAATGGATAGGCGGCATTTGGAAAAGCCCAGTCGATGTACCGTATCCACCTCGCGGTTTGTTTCTACCGATACATTTTCGCCCACGATACCGATATGGGCCACGCCATCTTCCACGTAGCCGGGGATGTCGTCGTCACGGAGGAACAATATTTCGGCGGGGAAGTTCGAGGCGGCGGTTTTGAGTTTTCCCGCTCCGCTATCGAAGCGAATCCCGCATTCTTTGATCAATTTGAGCGAATCCTCACTGAGTCGCCCGGATTTCTGTACGGCAATGCGTAGTACTTCGTTCATTGTATTGGCTTTCGGCTATTGGCTGTCGGCTGTTGAATCAACTGCCCAGACCCGCCTTGACTAGTTCAATAATTTCGTTGACAGAGACGGCATTTTGCTCGCCCGTTTTCATATTTTTCAGGGTCAAAAGTCCCGTTTCCATTTCCTGGGAGCCAATCAGTACTACGTAGGGTACCTGCTTGCGATCGGCATAATCGAGTTGCTTTTTCAGCTTTACGGCATCGGGGTACATCTCGGCATTGATTCCCGCATCGCGCAAACTTTTCAAAATCCGTAACCCGTACCGTCCAGCGGCTTCATCGAAGTTGGTTAGCAGAACGCGGGTAGTGATGGATTGGTCGGCCGGAAACAGGTCAAGTTCTTCCATGACATCATAAATCCGGTCCACACCCAGCGAAATACCTACGCCCGACAAGCCCGGTACCCCGAAGGTACCCGTCAGGTTGTCGTAGCGTCCGCCCCCACTGATGCTGCCGATATGCACGGGGGTACCATCGGGTTGGTGGGCTTTCACTTCAAAAATGGCGCCGGTATAGTACGAAAGCCCTCGCGCCAGCGTAACATCAAATTGAAGCTGGGGGTTTTCCAGTCCAAAATCTTCGACCATACTCCACACCTGCTTCAATTCCTCAATGCCTTTCAGGGCTATTTCAGACGAACTGAGCCAGTTTTTCAAAATTGCAAAAGGTTGTTTTTCGCTTGAAATGTCAAAAATAGGGGTCAGCTTCGAGGTACCTTCTTCGGTAAAGCCCCGCTCGTGCAATTCCTGCATCACTTTTTCCCGGCCAATCTTGTCGAGTTTGTCGATAGCCACACACAATGGCCCTTCGAGGCCGGGCGCACCGATCACCTCGGCAATTCCGGTCAAAATTTTACGATTGTTAATCTTGACCGTAAAATGCTGAATACCCAAATTCCGCAGACTTTCGTGCAGCATCATTACGATTTCGGCTTCACACAGCAGCGAATCCGTGCCGACCACGTCGGCGTCGCATTGGTAGAATTCCCGGTACCTTCCTTTCTGGGGTCGGTCGGCCCGCCAAACGGGTTGAATCTGGTAGCGCTTGAAAGGCATGGCCAGGGTGCCCCGGTTCATGACAACATAGCGCGCAAAGGGTACCGTCAAATCGTAGCGCAGTCCTTTTTCGGCGATTTTAGTGGTAAGTTGTTTGGCATCGCCTTGCCAGTCCTGCGCAGTAAGCTTGGCCGAAAATTCGCCTGAATTCAGGATTTTGAATAACAGCTGATCGCCCTCCTCTCCGTATTTTCCCATCAGTACCGATAGGTTCTCGATGGTAGGGGTTTCGAGGGGCTGGAAGCCGAAGCGCTGAAAGGTCTGGCGTATGGTGTCGAGGATAAACGTCCGTTTGACCATTTGTTCGGGGCCAAAGTCGCGCGTACCACGGGCAAGGCTGGGTTTTGACATAACGGGGGTGGCTACGGGCTAAAAGCGATGGCCGGTCGGCGTTCCGCTGATAGCATTCCTCTAATTTTGGGCAAAGGTAGGGAGCATGGGCAACTTTTCGCCCTATGTCTGCTTTTTTTAATTATAAACCGCTACTTTTGCGGTTCTTTAACAAAAAACAAGACAGACTACCATGGGAGTAACGGATTTGAAACGCAAAGGGCAGAAAAACAAGACAAGGGCCAATAATCGGAC is from Salmonirosea aquatica and encodes:
- the hisG gene encoding ATP phosphoribosyltransferase, which produces MNEVLRIAVQKSGRLSEDSLKLIKECGIRFDSGAGKLKTAASNFPAEILFLRDDDIPGYVEDGVAHIGIVGENVSVETNREVDTVHRLGFSKCRLSIGIPRGVPYTSIHDLDGKSIATSYPRLLGTYLAENGVSAQIHEISGSVEIAPSIGLAEAVCDIVSSGSTLLSNGLQEVEVIFRSEAVMIASRNLNGTQQNLLDQLLFRIKSVQTAKNHKYILLNCPNEAVEAVTRFLPGMKSPTVMPLATEGWCSIHSVINENDFWENIEKIRLAGAEGILVIPIEKMIL
- the hisS gene encoding histidine--tRNA ligase; this encodes MSKPSLARGTRDFGPEQMVKRTFILDTIRQTFQRFGFQPLETPTIENLSVLMGKYGEEGDQLLFKILNSGEFSAKLTAQDWQGDAKQLTTKIAEKGLRYDLTVPFARYVVMNRGTLAMPFKRYQIQPVWRADRPQKGRYREFYQCDADVVGTDSLLCEAEIVMMLHESLRNLGIQHFTVKINNRKILTGIAEVIGAPGLEGPLCVAIDKLDKIGREKVMQELHERGFTEEGTSKLTPIFDISSEKQPFAILKNWLSSSEIALKGIEELKQVWSMVEDFGLENPQLQFDVTLARGLSYYTGAIFEVKAHQPDGTPVHIGSISGGGRYDNLTGTFGVPGLSGVGISLGVDRIYDVMEELDLFPADQSITTRVLLTNFDEAAGRYGLRILKSLRDAGINAEMYPDAVKLKKQLDYADRKQVPYVVLIGSQEMETGLLTLKNMKTGEQNAVSVNEIIELVKAGLGS